In Drosophila santomea strain STO CAGO 1482 chromosome 2L, Prin_Dsan_1.1, whole genome shotgun sequence, a single window of DNA contains:
- the LOC120452034 gene encoding uncharacterized protein LOC120452034 yields the protein MSQTDLNKSIEIITKTEELADKILVNKQELTVMDKRRQETRQAMRLMEKSEDKKVWITIGSMLVKMEREKALDLLKKDQQQIEQQINLIYSDQKVLVNKHRDLEFKSPFSGTHLKPLEKKEFDALKANLPLL from the exons ATGTCGCAAACAGATCTGAACAAAAGCATTGAGATAATAACCAAGACCGAGGAGTTGGCCGATAAAATTCTAGTCAACAAGCAGGAACTGACGGTAATGGATAAACGCCGCCAGGAAACCCGGCAGGCAATGCGGTTAATGGAAAAGTCGGAGGACAAAAAAGTTTGGATTACGATTGGCAGTATGCTAGTAAAAATGGAGCGAGAAAAAGCATTAGACCTGCTCAAGAAAG ATCAACAGCAAATAGAGCAGCAAATCAATCTGATATACTCAGACCAGAAAGTTCTGGTAAACAAACATCGCGATTTGGAGTTCAAATCGCCCTTCTCGGGAACACATCTTAAGCCCTTAGAAAAGAAGGAGTTCGACGCTCTAAAAGCTAATCTCCCATTGctttga
- the LOC120450349 gene encoding peptidyl-alpha-hydroxyglycine alpha-amidating lyase 1 isoform X2, translating to MHSTDSAKCKGSKSLAICCLLLHLLLFIRPAVSQTQSSPRYLQNADNNSNNNERLHQILKGSGAGSGATQLNWPQPPKQNNHDIKTELAKLNSTYVYQNAWPANNVKLGAVTAVSFDLAGNVVIFHRVDRVWGQNTFDNMNQFQEKYRGPIRESTVLALEPATGKVQYDWGKNFFYMPHGLTVDPEDNVWLTDVAMHQVFKFPPRGGDGKPVLTLGDAFQPGSGRKFCKPTSVAVLNNGDFFVADGYCNARILKYSREGELILSWGRNSFSGVSYDVAPKNFFAIPHALTLVPELQLLCAADRENGRVQCFSWNNGTFHSQYHNQLIGDRLFSMAYTPAAGGQLVIVNGPAAELGIHPEHYNEVHGFVLSMRSKQLVSKFGPNNLEFQNPHDVAVTADGNEIYVAELNPMRIHKFVHRSLAKPMSLSATKDSSNSAINRAVVMDQATPEAVHHPSGKAILVASLMLIFAGSTFALALIFARRRKRVHARSQIYA from the exons ATGCATTCCACCGACAGCGCCAAGTGCAAGGGCAGCAAGTCCTTGGCAATCTGTTGCCTGCTTCTCCACCTCCTACTCTTTATCCGACCAGCAGTTTCGCAG ACTCAAAGTTCGCCGCGTTATCTGCAGAATGCAGACAACAACAGTAATAACAACGAACGCCTGCACCAGATTCTCAAGGGATCCGGGGCAGGATCGGGTGCCACGCAGCTTAACTGGCCTCAGCCGCCTAAGCAAAATAATCACGACATCAAGACTGAGCTGGCCAAGCTGAACAGCA CTTACGTCTACCAGAACGCCTGGCCCGCAAACAATGTGAAACTGGGTGCAGTGACAGCCGTAAGTTTTGACCTGGCCGGCAACGTGGTCATCTTCCATCGCGTGGACCGCGTTTGGGGACAGAACACTTTCGACAACATGAACCAGTTCCAGGAGAAGTACCGCGGACCCATAAGAGAGAGCACCGTCCTCGCACTTGAGCCCGCAACAGGCAAAGTGCAATATGACTGGGGCAAGAACTT TTTTTATATGCCACATGGCCTAACCGTGGACCCCGAAGACAACGTTTGGCTAACAGACGTTGCCATGCACCAGGTTTTCAAGTTCCCGCCCCGTGGAGGCGATGGAAAACCTGTGCTGACTCTGGGCGATGCCTTCCAGCCCGGCTCCGGACGAAAATTCTGCAAGCCCACCTCGGTGGCGGTTTTGAATAACGGCGACTTCTTCGTGGCGGATGGATACTGCAATGCCCGCATCCTTAAGTACTCACGAGAAGGCGAACTCATCCTCTCCTGGGGACGGAACAGCTTTTCTGGCGTATCCTACGACGTGGCGCCTAAGAACTTCTTCGCGATTCCCCACGCTCTGACTCTTGTCCCGGAGTTGCAGCTTCTTTGCGCAGCTGATAGGGAGAATGGGCGTGTACAGTGCTTCTCCTGGAACAATGGCACCTTTCACTCGCAGTACCACAACCAGCTGATAGGGGACCGCCTCTTTAGTATGGCTTACACCCCGGCAGCGG GTGGGCAGCTGGTCATTGTGAACGGACCAGCCGCCGAGTTAGGCATTCATCCTGAGCACTATAACGAGGTGCACGGCTTCGTGCTAAGTATGCGCAGCAAGCAACTGGTGTCCAAGTTCGGTCCCAATAACCTGGAGTTCCAAAACCCGCACGACGTGGCCGTTACAGCCGACGGCAATGAGATCTACGTGGCCGAGCTGAATCCTATGCGCATCCACAAGTTCGTGCACCGATCGCTCGCCAAACCAATGTCCTTGTCGGCCACCAAGGACTCTAGCAACAGCGCTATTAACCGAGCTGTGGTAATGGACCAGGCTACTCCAGAGGCTGTGCACCACCCCAGTGGCAAAGCCATTCTAGTGGCTTCGCTTATGCTCATTTTTGCCGGCTCTACCTTTGCCTTGGCTTTGATCTTCGCGCGGCGAAGGAAACGAG TGCACGCCAGATCGCAGATCTATGCATGA
- the LOC120450349 gene encoding peptidyl-alpha-hydroxyglycine alpha-amidating lyase 1 isoform X1 produces the protein MHSTDSAKCKGSKSLAICCLLLHLLLFIRPAVSQTQSSPRYLQNADNNSNNNERLHQILKGSGAGSGATQLNWPQPPKQNNHDIKTELAKLNSTYVYQNAWPANNVKLGAVTAVSFDLAGNVVIFHRVDRVWGQNTFDNMNQFQEKYRGPIRESTVLALEPATGKVQYDWGKNFFYMPHGLTVDPEDNVWLTDVAMHQVFKFPPRGGDGKPVLTLGDAFQPGSGRKFCKPTSVAVLNNGDFFVADGYCNARILKYSREGELILSWGRNSFSGVSYDVAPKNFFAIPHALTLVPELQLLCAADRENGRVQCFSWNNGTFHSQYHNQLIGDRLFSMAYTPAAGGQLVIVNGPAAELGIHPEHYNEVHGFVLSMRSKQLVSKFGPNNLEFQNPHDVAVTADGNEIYVAELNPMRIHKFVHRSLAKPMSLSATKDSSNSAINRAVVMDQATPEAVHHPSGKAILVASLMLIFAGSTFALALIFARRRKRGCLPFGARSRRHAWEKSDGFKLGGLLDRDRNGFEKLDQQASDEEQETKTLASAQYA, from the exons ATGCATTCCACCGACAGCGCCAAGTGCAAGGGCAGCAAGTCCTTGGCAATCTGTTGCCTGCTTCTCCACCTCCTACTCTTTATCCGACCAGCAGTTTCGCAG ACTCAAAGTTCGCCGCGTTATCTGCAGAATGCAGACAACAACAGTAATAACAACGAACGCCTGCACCAGATTCTCAAGGGATCCGGGGCAGGATCGGGTGCCACGCAGCTTAACTGGCCTCAGCCGCCTAAGCAAAATAATCACGACATCAAGACTGAGCTGGCCAAGCTGAACAGCA CTTACGTCTACCAGAACGCCTGGCCCGCAAACAATGTGAAACTGGGTGCAGTGACAGCCGTAAGTTTTGACCTGGCCGGCAACGTGGTCATCTTCCATCGCGTGGACCGCGTTTGGGGACAGAACACTTTCGACAACATGAACCAGTTCCAGGAGAAGTACCGCGGACCCATAAGAGAGAGCACCGTCCTCGCACTTGAGCCCGCAACAGGCAAAGTGCAATATGACTGGGGCAAGAACTT TTTTTATATGCCACATGGCCTAACCGTGGACCCCGAAGACAACGTTTGGCTAACAGACGTTGCCATGCACCAGGTTTTCAAGTTCCCGCCCCGTGGAGGCGATGGAAAACCTGTGCTGACTCTGGGCGATGCCTTCCAGCCCGGCTCCGGACGAAAATTCTGCAAGCCCACCTCGGTGGCGGTTTTGAATAACGGCGACTTCTTCGTGGCGGATGGATACTGCAATGCCCGCATCCTTAAGTACTCACGAGAAGGCGAACTCATCCTCTCCTGGGGACGGAACAGCTTTTCTGGCGTATCCTACGACGTGGCGCCTAAGAACTTCTTCGCGATTCCCCACGCTCTGACTCTTGTCCCGGAGTTGCAGCTTCTTTGCGCAGCTGATAGGGAGAATGGGCGTGTACAGTGCTTCTCCTGGAACAATGGCACCTTTCACTCGCAGTACCACAACCAGCTGATAGGGGACCGCCTCTTTAGTATGGCTTACACCCCGGCAGCGG GTGGGCAGCTGGTCATTGTGAACGGACCAGCCGCCGAGTTAGGCATTCATCCTGAGCACTATAACGAGGTGCACGGCTTCGTGCTAAGTATGCGCAGCAAGCAACTGGTGTCCAAGTTCGGTCCCAATAACCTGGAGTTCCAAAACCCGCACGACGTGGCCGTTACAGCCGACGGCAATGAGATCTACGTGGCCGAGCTGAATCCTATGCGCATCCACAAGTTCGTGCACCGATCGCTCGCCAAACCAATGTCCTTGTCGGCCACCAAGGACTCTAGCAACAGCGCTATTAACCGAGCTGTGGTAATGGACCAGGCTACTCCAGAGGCTGTGCACCACCCCAGTGGCAAAGCCATTCTAGTGGCTTCGCTTATGCTCATTTTTGCCGGCTCTACCTTTGCCTTGGCTTTGATCTTCGCGCGGCGAAGGAAACGAG GTTGCCTCCCCTTCGGCGCTCGCAGTCGTCGTCACGCGTGGGAAAAAAGCGATGGCTTCAAGCTGGGCGGACTTCTCGATCGGGATCGCAACGGATTCGAAAAGCTGGACCAGCAGGCCAGCGACGAAGAGCAGGAGACGAAGACACTGGCGAGTGCCCAGTATGCCTAG
- the LOC120450349 gene encoding peptidyl-alpha-hydroxyglycine alpha-amidating lyase 1 isoform X3, with translation MHSTDSAKCKGSKSLAICCLLLHLLLFIRPAVSQTQSSPRYLQNADNNSNNNERLHQILKGSGAGSGATQLNWPQPPKQNNHDIKTELAKLNSTYVYQNAWPANNVKLGAVTAVSFDLAGNVVIFHRVDRVWGQNTFDNMNQFQEKYRGPIRESTVLALEPATGKVQYDWGKNFFYMPHGLTVDPEDNVWLTDVAMHQVFKFPPRGGDGKPVLTLGDAFQPGSGRKFCKPTSVAVLNNGDFFVADGYCNARILKYSREGELILSWGRNSFSGVSYDVAPKNFFAIPHALTLVPELQLLCAADRENGRVQCFSWNNGTFHSQYHNQLIGDRLFSMAYTPAAGGQLVIVNGPAAELGIHPEHYNEVHGFVLSMRSKQLVSKFGPNNLEFQNPHDVAVTADGNEIYVAELNPMRIHKFVHRSLAKPMSLSATKDSSNSAINRAVVMDQATPEAVHHPSGKAILVASLMLIFAGSTFALALIFARRRKRGNQANSSTTSSDLVYRKLTASNQSCLPFGARSRRHAWEKSDGFKLGGLLDRDRNGFEKLDQQASDEEQETKTLASAQYA, from the exons ATGCATTCCACCGACAGCGCCAAGTGCAAGGGCAGCAAGTCCTTGGCAATCTGTTGCCTGCTTCTCCACCTCCTACTCTTTATCCGACCAGCAGTTTCGCAG ACTCAAAGTTCGCCGCGTTATCTGCAGAATGCAGACAACAACAGTAATAACAACGAACGCCTGCACCAGATTCTCAAGGGATCCGGGGCAGGATCGGGTGCCACGCAGCTTAACTGGCCTCAGCCGCCTAAGCAAAATAATCACGACATCAAGACTGAGCTGGCCAAGCTGAACAGCA CTTACGTCTACCAGAACGCCTGGCCCGCAAACAATGTGAAACTGGGTGCAGTGACAGCCGTAAGTTTTGACCTGGCCGGCAACGTGGTCATCTTCCATCGCGTGGACCGCGTTTGGGGACAGAACACTTTCGACAACATGAACCAGTTCCAGGAGAAGTACCGCGGACCCATAAGAGAGAGCACCGTCCTCGCACTTGAGCCCGCAACAGGCAAAGTGCAATATGACTGGGGCAAGAACTT TTTTTATATGCCACATGGCCTAACCGTGGACCCCGAAGACAACGTTTGGCTAACAGACGTTGCCATGCACCAGGTTTTCAAGTTCCCGCCCCGTGGAGGCGATGGAAAACCTGTGCTGACTCTGGGCGATGCCTTCCAGCCCGGCTCCGGACGAAAATTCTGCAAGCCCACCTCGGTGGCGGTTTTGAATAACGGCGACTTCTTCGTGGCGGATGGATACTGCAATGCCCGCATCCTTAAGTACTCACGAGAAGGCGAACTCATCCTCTCCTGGGGACGGAACAGCTTTTCTGGCGTATCCTACGACGTGGCGCCTAAGAACTTCTTCGCGATTCCCCACGCTCTGACTCTTGTCCCGGAGTTGCAGCTTCTTTGCGCAGCTGATAGGGAGAATGGGCGTGTACAGTGCTTCTCCTGGAACAATGGCACCTTTCACTCGCAGTACCACAACCAGCTGATAGGGGACCGCCTCTTTAGTATGGCTTACACCCCGGCAGCGG GTGGGCAGCTGGTCATTGTGAACGGACCAGCCGCCGAGTTAGGCATTCATCCTGAGCACTATAACGAGGTGCACGGCTTCGTGCTAAGTATGCGCAGCAAGCAACTGGTGTCCAAGTTCGGTCCCAATAACCTGGAGTTCCAAAACCCGCACGACGTGGCCGTTACAGCCGACGGCAATGAGATCTACGTGGCCGAGCTGAATCCTATGCGCATCCACAAGTTCGTGCACCGATCGCTCGCCAAACCAATGTCCTTGTCGGCCACCAAGGACTCTAGCAACAGCGCTATTAACCGAGCTGTGGTAATGGACCAGGCTACTCCAGAGGCTGTGCACCACCCCAGTGGCAAAGCCATTCTAGTGGCTTCGCTTATGCTCATTTTTGCCGGCTCTACCTTTGCCTTGGCTTTGATCTTCGCGCGGCGAAGGAAACGAGGTAACCAAGCGAACAGCTCAACTACGTCCAGCGACCTGGTGTACCGAAAGCTGACTGCTTCCAACCAGA GTTGCCTCCCCTTCGGCGCTCGCAGTCGTCGTCACGCGTGGGAAAAAAGCGATGGCTTCAAGCTGGGCGGACTTCTCGATCGGGATCGCAACGGATTCGAAAAGCTGGACCAGCAGGCCAGCGACGAAGAGCAGGAGACGAAGACACTGGCGAGTGCCCAGTATGCCTAG
- the LOC120450368 gene encoding prenylated Rab acceptor protein 1: MAQTSGNLSGNMQPPPPSGGRFSVDLQSLPSLSNLPSPLQIFQMVRNSLRPWAVFFNINNFKTAVSMQRLNSRVIRNLSYFQANYVFIFFVLMIYCLITAPCILLVILAAAFGCHKLRVRNSNITIVGQQLTPSQQIIALNLATAPVLFLVGAGAVLFWTLGASCFVIAMHAIFYNIDAIVTEENEGFLAQVV, from the exons ATGGCTCAGACTAGCGGGAATTTGTCCGGCAATATGCAGCCGCCTCCGCCTTCAGGAGGCAGGTTCTCCGTGGACCTTCAAAG CCTGCCCTCTCTATCCAACCTTCCGTCACCACTGCAGATCTTCCAAATGGTCCGGAACTCCCTGCGACCCTGGGCAGTCTTCTTTAACATCAACAACTTCAAAACGGCCGTCAGCATGCAGCGGCTGAATAGCCGGGTTATTCGGAATCTCTCCTACTTTCAGGCCAACTACGTTTTCATCTTTTTTGTACTGATGATCTACTGCCT CATCACGGCTCCCTGTATACTGCTGGTCATCCTGGCTGCCGCCTTTGGCTGCCATAAATTGCGCGtgcgcaacagcaacatcaccaTCGTGGGACAACAATTGACGCCCAGCCAGCAGATCATCGCACTCAATCTGGCGACGGCACCTGTGCTTTTCCTGGTGGGCGCGGGAGCGGTTTTGTTTTGGACCCTGGGTGCTTCATGCTTCGTAATCGCTATGCATGCTATATTCTACAATATCGATGCTATTGTAACGGAGGAGAATGAGGGCTTCCTCGCCCAGGTAGTCTGA